In Desulfomonilia bacterium, a single window of DNA contains:
- the rsmD gene encoding 16S rRNA (guanine(966)-N(2))-methyltransferase RsmD, which produces MSVRICSGLYKSRRIACPEDIRPTSDRVKEALFSALLVDFRDIDVLDVFAGSGSLGIEALSRGAKTATFVDSSALSINHIRKNASLLGIENKCVIIRSDVMAYIRKCRHSFDLVFMDPPYNKGLASQLAPELYFLIKPGGTMVVEHSPREALNMNTYKQKQYGDTMLTFIRREP; this is translated from the coding sequence ATGTCAGTGAGAATATGTTCAGGATTGTATAAGTCAAGAAGAATAGCCTGTCCTGAAGACATCAGGCCAACCTCCGACAGGGTTAAAGAGGCCCTGTTTTCAGCTTTGCTGGTCGATTTCAGGGATATTGACGTCCTTGATGTTTTTGCAGGCAGCGGATCACTCGGTATAGAGGCCCTCAGCAGGGGGGCAAAAACAGCAACATTTGTTGACAGTTCCGCCTTAAGTATAAATCATATAAGGAAAAATGCTTCCCTGCTCGGCATTGAGAATAAGTGTGTAATTATCAGATCAGATGTCATGGCATATATAAGGAAATGCAGGCATTCGTTTGATCTTGTTTTCATGGATCCTCCATACAATAAAGGTCTTGCTTCACAACTTGCACCTGAGCTATATTTTCTGATTAAGCCGGGCGGGACAATGGTGGTGGAGCATTCGCCCAGAGAAGCGCTCAATATGAATACATACAAACAAAAGCAGTACGGAGATACGATGCTGACATTTATAAGAAGGGAGCCCTAA
- the coaD gene encoding pantetheine-phosphate adenylyltransferase yields the protein MSERIAVCPGSFDPITNGHIDIIRRGLGVFDKVVVAVGHNALKQDLFTTEEKVEMIKECVAPSNGRISVDVFEGLLVDYVKKIGACAILRGLRVVSDFEWEMQLSLMNRKLYGEVDTYFLMTDFRNLFVSSTIIKATVSAGGSVRGLVPDPVLYKLKEKFPFMNTD from the coding sequence ATGAGCGAGAGAATAGCTGTATGTCCCGGTTCATTCGATCCGATAACAAACGGTCATATTGATATCATCAGGAGGGGTCTGGGGGTTTTTGACAAGGTGGTTGTCGCTGTCGGCCACAATGCCTTGAAACAGGACTTATTTACTACCGAAGAAAAGGTAGAAATGATTAAAGAATGCGTTGCTCCATCCAATGGAAGGATAAGTGTTGATGTATTTGAGGGACTTCTTGTCGACTATGTAAAAAAAATCGGCGCATGTGCAATATTAAGAGGTTTAAGGGTCGTATCGGATTTTGAATGGGAAATGCAGCTGTCTCTTATGAACAGAAAGCTTTACGGTGAAGTCGACACCTATTTTTTAATGACCGATTTCAGGAATCTGTTTGTAAGCTCTACGATTATAAAAGCAACAGTATCTGCAGGAGGTTCTGTCAGAGGACTGGTGCCGGACCCTGTACTATATAAGCTAAAAGAGAAATTTCCGTTTATGAACACTGATTGA